A single region of the Methanothermobacter sp. K4 genome encodes:
- a CDS encoding METTL5 family protein, whose protein sequence is MRRKRHLEMLLERIPPHPHPDPGLEQYLTPAPVAAEVLWAARAMGDIEGRTVADLGCGTGTLGIGAAILGAEMVYCVDVDREALEVAEGVAGDLGLGNIQFIEADIRDHEDVLGITGRVDTVIQNPPFGSQERAERGADRVFMEAASAMGRVVYSFHMAGSEDFVRRYYEGLGGRVTHRLPVEFPIRRTYSFHRMEVSNVDVVILRVVFG, encoded by the coding sequence ATGAGGAGAAAGAGACACCTTGAGATGCTTCTTGAGCGCATCCCTCCCCACCCCCACCCTGACCCGGGTCTTGAACAGTACCTCACCCCGGCCCCTGTTGCCGCGGAGGTCCTCTGGGCAGCCAGGGCCATGGGGGATATTGAGGGAAGAACCGTCGCGGACCTTGGATGCGGTACGGGCACTCTGGGTATTGGGGCGGCAATCCTTGGCGCAGAGATGGTTTACTGTGTGGATGTGGATAGAGAGGCACTTGAGGTTGCAGAGGGTGTGGCAGGGGATCTGGGTCTGGGAAACATCCAGTTCATTGAGGCCGATATCCGCGATCATGAGGATGTGCTTGGGATCACAGGGAGGGTTGATACTGTAATCCAGAATCCCCCCTTTGGTTCACAGGAAAGGGCTGAGAGGGGTGCCGACAGGGTTTTCATGGAGGCGGCATCAGCCATGGGGAGGGTTGTGTACTCATTCCACATGGCGGGTTCTGAGGACTTTGTGAGGCGCTACTATGAGGGACTGGGGGGGAGGGTGACCCACAGACTCCCTGTTGAATTCCCGATACGCCGCACCTACAGTTTCCACAGAATGGAGGTCTCCAATGTGGATGTTGTGATACTGAGGGTTGTTTTTGGGTGA
- a CDS encoding putative RNA uridine N3 methyltransferase, translated as MNRVDLSIFIPDSLTAETGDLKIKTYKVGLIGRAAAIFGVNRIVIYHDDADGEAGFIRDILNYMDTPQYLRRKVFPIMKELKHVGILPPLRTPHHPTGKPVAGEYRQGLTVKRVKKGTLVDIGADKLALCREKLTVNRVMSFRVIRLGKEILIEPDEPEDRYWGYEVLSTEQGLSKSLKTVDADVVVATSRYASPITSILDEVKSKVEGAPRVAILFGGPYKGLPEIDADVWINTIPGQCTETVRTEEAVLATLSVFNMLTQIDEK; from the coding sequence ATGAATAGAGTAGATTTGTCCATATTTATCCCGGATTCGCTGACGGCAGAGACAGGGGATCTCAAAATAAAGACCTACAAGGTGGGTCTTATTGGAAGAGCTGCAGCGATATTCGGGGTTAACCGCATAGTGATCTATCACGATGATGCAGACGGAGAGGCAGGATTTATCAGGGATATCCTGAACTACATGGATACCCCCCAGTACCTTCGCAGGAAGGTTTTCCCGATAATGAAGGAGTTGAAACATGTGGGTATACTCCCACCTCTGAGAACTCCTCATCACCCAACTGGAAAACCCGTGGCTGGAGAATACAGACAGGGATTAACAGTCAAAAGGGTAAAAAAAGGAACTCTTGTGGATATTGGCGCAGATAAACTTGCACTGTGCAGGGAAAAACTCACTGTAAATAGGGTAATGAGTTTCAGGGTTATCCGGCTGGGTAAGGAAATACTGATAGAGCCAGATGAACCAGAGGATAGATACTGGGGATATGAGGTTCTGAGCACCGAACAGGGCCTCTCAAAGAGCCTGAAAACAGTGGATGCCGATGTTGTGGTGGCAACATCAAGGTATGCTTCGCCCATTACTTCTATTCTGGATGAAGTAAAGTCAAAGGTGGAGGGCGCCCCCAGGGTGGCCATCCTGTTTGGCGGTCCTTACAAGGGATTACCAGAGATCGATGCGGATGTGTGGATTAACACCATTCCAGGACAGTGTACAGAAACTGTAAGGACTGAAGAGGCTGTTTTAGCTACTCTCTCAGTATTCAACATGCTAACTCAGATTGATGAAAAATGA
- the rpl3p gene encoding 50S ribosomal protein L3 encodes MARHHQPRKGSVAFSPRKRAARETPRVKSWPQVDEPGLLALAGYKAGMTHVMMVDNQKNSPTEGMEVSTPVTILEVPPLTVMAVRAYEKTSRGLKTLGEVLATETKEDLRRKLTPPAEDYDQEAAIERIRSNVEYVADVRVIVHTNPRLASVPKKKPEVFECGLGGKTPEEKFEYALGILGKDVRASEIFSEGAFVDAIAVTKGKGFQGPVKRWGIRIQYGKAARSSKGRHIGSLGPWTPSRTMWTVPQAGQMGYHRRTEYNKQILKIGDASEADQVNPSGGFVRYGLVRNDYVMVKGSVPGPTKRLVVLRKAIRAAGKQEEAPQINYISTASKQGV; translated from the coding sequence ATGGCTAGACATCATCAACCAAGAAAAGGATCAGTTGCATTCAGTCCAAGAAAAAGGGCGGCAAGGGAAACCCCCAGGGTCAAGTCATGGCCCCAGGTGGATGAACCTGGACTGCTTGCCCTGGCAGGCTACAAGGCAGGGATGACCCACGTAATGATGGTTGATAACCAGAAAAATTCCCCTACAGAGGGGATGGAGGTTTCAACTCCGGTCACAATACTTGAGGTCCCACCCCTAACAGTGATGGCCGTTAGGGCCTATGAAAAGACAAGCAGGGGCCTTAAGACCCTCGGAGAGGTCCTGGCCACCGAGACAAAGGAGGACCTCAGAAGGAAGCTCACCCCACCTGCAGAGGACTATGACCAGGAGGCTGCAATCGAAAGGATAAGGTCAAATGTGGAATACGTTGCAGATGTCAGGGTGATTGTACACACAAACCCGAGACTTGCAAGCGTACCCAAAAAGAAGCCAGAGGTCTTTGAGTGCGGTCTCGGAGGCAAGACCCCTGAGGAGAAATTCGAATACGCACTGGGGATCCTCGGCAAGGATGTGAGGGCATCAGAGATATTCTCCGAGGGCGCCTTCGTTGATGCCATAGCCGTGACTAAGGGTAAGGGATTCCAGGGTCCCGTTAAGAGATGGGGCATAAGGATACAGTATGGTAAGGCTGCAAGGAGCAGTAAGGGGAGACACATAGGGTCACTGGGTCCATGGACACCATCAAGGACCATGTGGACAGTCCCACAGGCAGGGCAGATGGGTTACCACAGGAGGACCGAGTACAACAAGCAGATACTTAAGATCGGTGACGCCAGCGAGGCAGACCAGGTAAACCCCAGCGGCGGCTTTGTAAGGTATGGTCTTGTAAGGAACGATTATGTAATGGTTAAGGGCTCAGTTCCCGGCCCAACAAAGAGGCTTGTGGTGCTCAGGAAGGCCATAAGGGCTGCAGGTAAGCAGGAAGAGGCACCCCAGATAAACTACATCAGCACAGCATCAAAACAAGGAGTATAA
- the rpl4p gene encoding 50S ribosomal protein L4, which yields MKIKVYSLEGEAIDEMELPEIFNEEFRPDVIKRAVLSAQTARVQPWGPDPMAGKRTSAKSYGAGRGVAMVPRIKNGSRAAFVPQAVGGRRAHPPRPQKNYHERINRKERRLAIRSAVAATARRDLVESRGHRIENVPQVPLVVDDELSRIKRTADTREVFRKLGIMDDIVRAKEGKKIRAGKGKMRGRKYRTPRGPLIVVGEDKGITLGARNHPGVDVVTVENLNAELLAPGTHPGRLTVFTRSAIEKLEGLFQ from the coding sequence ATGAAGATCAAGGTTTATTCCCTAGAAGGTGAAGCCATAGATGAAATGGAACTTCCTGAAATTTTCAATGAGGAGTTCAGGCCCGATGTGATAAAGAGGGCTGTTCTATCAGCACAGACCGCGAGGGTACAGCCATGGGGTCCCGACCCGATGGCGGGTAAAAGGACATCTGCCAAGTCCTATGGTGCCGGGCGCGGTGTTGCAATGGTTCCACGCATAAAGAATGGTTCAAGGGCAGCATTTGTCCCCCAGGCAGTTGGCGGTAGAAGGGCCCACCCACCGAGGCCACAGAAGAACTACCATGAGAGGATAAACAGAAAGGAAAGGAGACTCGCAATAAGGTCAGCTGTTGCAGCAACAGCCAGAAGGGACCTTGTGGAGTCAAGGGGTCACAGGATAGAGAATGTGCCCCAGGTGCCCCTGGTGGTTGACGATGAACTCTCCAGAATCAAAAGGACAGCGGATACAAGGGAAGTCTTCAGGAAACTCGGAATCATGGACGACATCGTGAGGGCAAAGGAAGGTAAAAAGATAAGAGCTGGGAAGGGAAAGATGAGGGGAAGGAAGTACAGGACTCCCAGAGGCCCACTCATAGTCGTGGGTGAGGATAAGGGCATCACACTGGGCGCAAGAAACCACCCTGGTGTGGACGTTGTTACAGTCGAAAACCTCAACGCGGAGCTCCTGGCACCTGGAACCCACCCTGGAAGACTGACTGTCTTTACAAGATCAGCAATAGAAAAACTTGAGGGACTCTTTCAGTAA
- a CDS encoding 50S ribosomal protein L23, which yields MDPYAVIMKPHVTEKSMNLIDQNNELAFVVMRKSTKKDVRRAFEELFAVKVERVNTQVTPRGQKIAYIKLAKEHSAEDIAVKLGVF from the coding sequence ATGGATCCATATGCTGTTATCATGAAACCACATGTCACAGAAAAGAGCATGAACCTTATAGATCAGAACAACGAGCTGGCATTTGTGGTTATGAGAAAAAGCACAAAAAAGGATGTTAGAAGGGCATTCGAGGAACTCTTCGCAGTTAAGGTGGAGAGGGTTAACACACAGGTAACCCCAAGGGGCCAGAAGATTGCCTACATAAAACTGGCAAAGGAACACAGTGCAGAGGATATAGCTGTTAAACTGGGAGTATTCTAA
- a CDS encoding 50S ribosomal protein L2 yields MGKRLISQRRGRGTPTYRSASHRFKGKIKYRAYDSLESDGCLRGKVVDIMHDPGRTAPVALVKFENGEKNLILAPEALMLDEEIECGAKAKVKPGNSLPLSEIPEGTPIYNIENRPGDGGKLVRSSGTYASLITHDADKAVIELPSGELKALNPQCRATVGVVAGGGRREKPFLKAGKKYHALRAKGKKSVTVRGVAMNAVDHPHGGGNRQHPGRPTTVSRHAPPGRKVGSIAARRTGKRR; encoded by the coding sequence ATGGGAAAAAGGTTAATATCACAGAGGAGAGGAAGGGGAACTCCCACTTACAGAAGCGCATCCCACCGCTTCAAGGGCAAAATAAAATACCGTGCATACGACTCCCTTGAAAGCGATGGATGTCTCAGGGGAAAGGTCGTTGACATAATGCATGACCCTGGAAGGACAGCCCCCGTGGCCCTTGTGAAATTTGAAAACGGTGAGAAGAACCTCATCCTCGCACCTGAGGCTTTAATGCTTGATGAAGAGATTGAGTGCGGGGCAAAGGCAAAGGTCAAACCTGGAAACTCACTTCCACTCAGTGAAATTCCAGAGGGGACACCCATATACAACATTGAAAACAGACCTGGAGACGGAGGCAAACTGGTGAGGTCCTCCGGTACCTACGCTTCTCTAATCACCCATGATGCTGACAAGGCGGTTATTGAACTCCCATCAGGTGAACTCAAGGCACTCAACCCACAGTGCCGGGCAACCGTCGGTGTCGTTGCTGGAGGAGGAAGAAGGGAGAAACCATTCCTCAAGGCAGGTAAGAAGTACCATGCCCTCAGGGCCAAGGGTAAGAAGTCAGTTACAGTCAGGGGTGTTGCCATGAACGCAGTCGACCACCCACATGGTGGTGGAAACAGACAGCACCCAGGTAGGCCAACAACTGTCTCAAGGCATGCTCCTCCAGGAAGGAAGGTTGGTTCAATAGCTGCCAGAAGAACAGGGAAAAGGAGATAA
- the rpsS gene encoding 30S ribosomal protein S19, with protein sequence MARKEFRYRGYTLEELQEMPLDDVIKLFPSRQRRSLKRGFLPRQKKVLEKIRKIKKEGKTEGRPPVIRTHCRDMIVLPEMVGMTFGIHNGNEFVEVTIQPEMIGCYFGEFAPTRKKVEHGDPGMGATRSSMFVPLK encoded by the coding sequence TTGGCACGTAAAGAATTTAGGTATCGCGGCTACACCTTGGAAGAACTGCAGGAGATGCCACTTGACGATGTAATCAAGTTGTTCCCATCAAGGCAGAGAAGATCCCTCAAGAGGGGATTCCTACCAAGGCAGAAGAAGGTACTTGAGAAGATAAGGAAGATAAAAAAAGAGGGAAAGACTGAGGGAAGACCACCGGTCATCAGGACACACTGCAGGGACATGATAGTGTTGCCTGAGATGGTTGGGATGACCTTCGGCATCCACAATGGAAACGAATTTGTGGAGGTCACAATCCAGCCAGAAATGATCGGCTGCTACTTCGGTGAATTTGCACCTACAAGGAAGAAGGTTGAGCACGGAGATCCCGGTATGGGAGCTACAAGATCCTCAATGTTCGTGCCTCTTAAATAA
- the rplV gene encoding 50S ribosomal protein L22 yields the protein MAKVKYAYKEEDRSRTARASATHLKISPKHAMEICREIQGMELEKAKRYLEEVIRMERPVAFKRYNRKVGHRRGLSGWASGRYPVKAAGQILKVLENAEANAEYKGLDTEKLRIVHISSHRGPVIRGWIPRAFGRATPFNTPTTHVQIVLGEA from the coding sequence ATGGCTAAGGTTAAATACGCTTATAAAGAGGAAGACAGGTCAAGAACAGCCAGGGCTTCAGCGACTCACCTCAAGATTTCACCAAAGCACGCTATGGAGATATGCAGGGAGATCCAGGGAATGGAACTCGAGAAGGCCAAGAGATACCTTGAAGAGGTTATCAGGATGGAGAGGCCGGTGGCATTCAAGAGATACAACCGGAAGGTCGGCCACAGGAGGGGCCTCAGCGGATGGGCCAGCGGCCGGTACCCTGTTAAGGCAGCAGGTCAGATACTGAAGGTCCTTGAAAATGCCGAGGCCAATGCAGAGTACAAGGGACTCGACACCGAGAAACTCAGGATAGTCCACATATCCAGCCACCGCGGGCCAGTTATAAGGGGCTGGATTCCAAGGGCCTTTGGAAGGGCTACACCATTCAACACACCAACAACACACGTTCAGATAGTTCTGGGGGAGGCATAG
- a CDS encoding 30S ribosomal protein S3: MIEKDFVVEGLRRTRIDEYLEKELERAGYGGMDVQVTPMGTMVVVYAERPGMVIGRGGKTVRAITQKLKSKFNLENPRVEVKEVDVPELNPRIMAHKIAAMLQRGMHFRRVAYTTMRRIMAAGAQGVEVTISGKIRGARSATAKFTDGYIKKCGEPSTKHVKEGFATVQLKPGVLGVYVRIMPPEVVLPDKVEIEAPKITETPSEEPAEQVEAVEEIEDLEEIEEIEDLEEIEDLEEIEDLEEVEDLEEDLELVEETGKEDTDGEESEK, encoded by the coding sequence TTGATAGAGAAAGATTTTGTCGTTGAAGGGCTCAGAAGGACAAGGATAGACGAATACCTTGAAAAGGAACTTGAAAGGGCAGGCTACGGTGGCATGGATGTTCAGGTCACCCCTATGGGTACCATGGTTGTCGTCTACGCTGAAAGGCCGGGTATGGTAATTGGACGTGGCGGTAAGACGGTGAGGGCCATTACCCAGAAACTCAAAAGCAAGTTCAACCTTGAAAACCCCCGGGTTGAGGTCAAGGAGGTTGATGTGCCTGAACTCAACCCCCGCATAATGGCCCACAAGATAGCTGCCATGCTGCAGAGGGGCATGCACTTCAGGAGGGTTGCATACACCACAATGAGGAGGATCATGGCTGCAGGTGCCCAGGGTGTTGAGGTTACCATTTCAGGTAAGATAAGGGGTGCCCGTTCAGCCACAGCCAAATTCACAGACGGCTACATAAAGAAGTGCGGCGAACCCTCAACCAAACACGTTAAGGAAGGATTCGCAACAGTGCAGCTGAAACCAGGTGTTCTAGGGGTATACGTCCGCATAATGCCTCCTGAGGTTGTACTTCCAGACAAGGTTGAAATAGAGGCTCCTAAAATAACTGAAACTCCCTCAGAAGAACCTGCAGAACAGGTTGAAGCCGTTGAGGAGATCGAGGATCTCGAGGAGATAGAGGAGATCGAGGATCTCGAAGAGATAGAGGATCTCGAGGAGATTGAGGATCTTGAAGAGGTCGAGGATCTCGAGGAAGACCTTGAATTAGTGGAAGAAACAGGGAAAGAGGACACAGATGGTGAAGAATCTGAAAAGTAA
- the rpmC gene encoding 50S ribosomal protein L29: MAILRSEEIREMDREELQKKLDELKAEYARYISKSAAAGIHENPGKMREIRRTIARVLTIMNEK; encoded by the coding sequence ATGGCGATACTTAGGAGCGAAGAGATAAGGGAAATGGATAGGGAGGAACTCCAGAAAAAGCTGGATGAACTCAAGGCAGAATACGCCAGATACATTTCCAAGAGCGCTGCTGCCGGGATCCATGAAAACCCTGGCAAGATGAGGGAAATCCGAAGAACAATAGCCCGTGTTCTCACCATCATGAATGAAAAATAG
- the yciH gene encoding stress response translation initiation inhibitor YciH, producing the protein MKICDVCGLPEELCVCEEIAREVQTLKVYTVRRRFGKVMTIIEGIDEHDIDIKELTKILKARCACGGTAKKGQIELQGDHKKRVKEVLADMGFSSDTIEIR; encoded by the coding sequence ATGAAAATCTGCGATGTTTGCGGTCTTCCGGAGGAACTTTGCGTCTGTGAGGAAATAGCACGCGAAGTTCAGACATTAAAGGTATACACAGTGAGGCGAAGATTCGGTAAAGTGATGACCATCATAGAGGGCATCGATGAACACGATATAGACATAAAGGAGCTCACAAAGATACTGAAGGCAAGATGTGCCTGTGGAGGTACTGCCAAGAAAGGCCAGATAGAACTTCAGGGGGACCATAAGAAGAGGGTCAAGGAAGTTCTAGCGGATATGGGCTTTTCATCAGACACGATAGAGATAAGGTAG
- the rnp1 gene encoding ribonuclease P protein component 1 has product MITPRNIFRHELIGLSVRIARSVHRDIQGISGRVMDETRNTLKIELEDGREITVPKGIAVFHFRTPEGEVVEIDGGALVARPEERIKKKFRKP; this is encoded by the coding sequence TTGATAACCCCCCGTAACATTTTCAGACATGAGCTTATTGGCCTTTCTGTGAGAATAGCCAGGAGTGTTCACAGGGACATTCAGGGAATATCGGGAAGAGTCATGGATGAAACCAGGAACACCCTTAAAATTGAACTGGAGGATGGCAGGGAGATAACGGTTCCAAAGGGAATAGCCGTCTTCCATTTCAGAACACCAGAGGGTGAAGTGGTTGAGATTGATGGTGGAGCTCTGGTAGCTCGTCCTGAGGAGAGAATAAAGAAGAAATTTAGAAAACCATAG
- a CDS encoding 30S ribosomal protein S17 gives MVGIDVPEPKSKCSDPNCPFHGDLPLRGQILEGTVVSDKAERTVTVERSFYKFIRKYERYEKRKSKIKAHKPDCIDVRVGDTVKIAECRPLSKTKNFVVVEVKGEE, from the coding sequence ATGGTCGGCATTGATGTTCCAGAACCTAAATCTAAATGTAGTGATCCTAACTGTCCTTTCCACGGGGACCTCCCATTGAGGGGTCAGATACTGGAAGGAACTGTCGTCAGTGATAAGGCAGAAAGGACAGTAACCGTTGAAAGGAGTTTCTACAAATTTATACGCAAATATGAGAGATACGAAAAGAGAAAATCCAAGATAAAGGCTCACAAACCTGACTGCATAGATGTCAGGGTAGGGGACACAGTGAAAATTGCTGAATGCAGACCCCTCAGCAAGACTAAGAACTTTGTAGTGGTCGAGGTGAAGGGGGAAGAGTAA
- a CDS encoding 50S ribosomal protein L14, translated as MKAIASKVTRALPVGARLQCVDNTGAREVEIISVRGYKGVRRRLAAAGVGDMVVVSVKKGTVDMRREVLNAVVVRQKKEYRRPDGLRVKFEDNAAVIVSPEGVLKGSEIRGPVAKEAADRWPSVGSAASIIV; from the coding sequence ATGAAGGCAATAGCATCCAAGGTTACAAGGGCTTTACCGGTAGGGGCCAGACTCCAGTGTGTTGACAACACAGGCGCAAGGGAAGTTGAGATAATCTCTGTCAGGGGATACAAGGGTGTCCGCAGGAGACTCGCAGCAGCCGGTGTTGGCGACATGGTGGTGGTCTCTGTGAAGAAGGGAACAGTGGACATGAGGAGGGAAGTCCTCAACGCTGTTGTTGTGAGACAGAAAAAGGAATACAGAAGACCTGACGGATTGAGGGTGAAATTCGAGGATAACGCTGCAGTTATAGTGAGCCCAGAGGGAGTCCTCAAGGGTTCAGAGATAAGGGGTCCTGTTGCAAAGGAAGCAGCTGACAGATGGCCCAGTGTGGGAAGTGCAGCCAGCATAATAGTATAG
- the rplX gene encoding 50S ribosomal protein L24, with protein MSKQPRKQRKYIYEAPLHARRKMMSASLSRELREEYGRRSLPVRKGDKVEVLRGDFKGHEGKVEKVDLKRYRVYVEGATIQKVDGTSVYFPIHPSNLRIIDLNLDDEKRMKILERKG; from the coding sequence ATGTCAAAACAACCCAGAAAGCAGAGGAAATACATTTATGAAGCACCATTACACGCTCGTCGCAAAATGATGAGCGCATCTCTAAGCAGGGAACTCAGGGAGGAGTACGGTAGAAGGTCCCTGCCAGTGAGGAAGGGAGATAAGGTTGAGGTTCTCCGTGGTGACTTCAAGGGACACGAGGGTAAGGTTGAGAAGGTGGACCTCAAGAGGTACAGGGTCTACGTTGAGGGCGCCACAATACAGAAGGTGGACGGGACCTCAGTTTACTTCCCGATACACCCATCAAACCTCAGAATAATTGACCTCAACCTTGACGATGAGAAGAGAATGAAAATATTAGAACGGAAGGGATAA
- a CDS encoding 30S ribosomal protein S4e, translating into MAIMASRKHLKRFRSPSHWPIHPKEYKWTVKPSPGPHAIEASLPLMIIVRDILGVADNAREARKIINSGEVLVDGRPRKNYKFPVGFMDVVSIPRTGEVYRVLPDERGRLVLHPIGEENAGFKLCKIVNKTTIRGGKTQLNLHDGRNYLSEDEFRVGDVVKLAVPEQEILERIPFEKDSLGLVTGGRHTGEIGRIKKINITRSSMPNTAVIETEAGKTFLTLKDYVFVIGKDESVISLPGGK; encoded by the coding sequence ATGGCGATAATGGCATCAAGAAAGCACCTTAAACGTTTCAGATCACCAAGTCACTGGCCCATTCATCCCAAGGAATACAAATGGACCGTGAAGCCATCCCCAGGTCCCCATGCAATTGAGGCATCATTGCCGCTGATGATCATTGTGAGGGACATCCTTGGGGTTGCAGACAATGCAAGGGAAGCCAGGAAGATCATAAACAGCGGTGAGGTCCTGGTGGACGGAAGGCCAAGGAAGAACTACAAATTCCCTGTTGGGTTCATGGATGTTGTGAGCATACCCCGCACAGGTGAGGTCTACAGGGTTCTTCCTGATGAAAGGGGAAGGCTGGTCCTACACCCCATTGGTGAGGAGAACGCGGGCTTCAAGCTCTGCAAGATAGTTAACAAGACAACCATCAGGGGCGGGAAAACCCAGCTCAACCTCCACGACGGTCGCAACTACCTCTCAGAGGATGAGTTCCGCGTGGGGGATGTTGTGAAGCTGGCGGTGCCTGAACAGGAAATCCTTGAGAGGATACCCTTTGAGAAGGACAGCCTTGGTCTTGTAACAGGGGGCCGCCACACAGGTGAAATTGGAAGAATCAAGAAGATAAACATAACAAGGTCATCAATGCCAAACACAGCGGTCATTGAGACCGAAGCAGGGAAGACATTCCTCACACTCAAGGATTACGTGTTTGTCATTGGAAAGGACGAGTCAGTGATCTCACTTCCAGGAGGTAAATAG
- a CDS encoding 50S ribosomal protein L5, producing MNPMEEVRIFKVTLNIGVGEGGERLARAERLLEEMTGQKPVRTHSKVTNPEFGIRKKQPIACKVTLRGERAEKVLRMFLEGIGNRLKASQFDEYGNVSMGIEEHIDIPGMKYDPEIGIFGMNLSVTFEKPGHRISRRRIQRKKVPEKHRVSREEAIDFMKEEFQVKIV from the coding sequence ATGAACCCCATGGAGGAGGTAAGGATATTCAAGGTCACCCTTAACATAGGTGTCGGCGAAGGGGGTGAAAGGCTTGCAAGGGCTGAAAGGCTTCTTGAGGAGATGACAGGCCAGAAGCCTGTGAGGACCCACTCAAAGGTCACAAACCCTGAGTTCGGTATAAGGAAGAAGCAGCCCATCGCATGCAAGGTCACCCTTCGCGGTGAAAGGGCCGAGAAGGTACTCAGAATGTTCCTTGAGGGAATAGGGAACAGGTTGAAGGCCAGCCAGTTTGATGAGTACGGTAATGTTTCAATGGGTATCGAGGAACACATCGACATACCTGGAATGAAGTACGACCCTGAGATAGGGATATTCGGTATGAACCTTTCTGTAACCTTTGAGAAGCCAGGTCACAGGATAAGCAGACGAAGGATACAGCGTAAAAAGGTTCCTGAAAAGCACAGGGTCAGCCGTGAAGAGGCAATTGACTTCATGAAGGAAGAATTCCAGGTTAAAATAGTCTGA
- a CDS encoding 30S ribosomal protein S14, with protein sequence MIVLPRKYGKASRKCSRCGDHSALVRRYGLMLCRQCFRELAPKIGFKKYN encoded by the coding sequence GTGATTGTTTTGCCAAGGAAATATGGAAAGGCATCAAGGAAATGCTCAAGATGCGGGGATCACTCTGCCCTGGTCAGAAGATATGGATTAATGCTCTGCAGGCAGTGCTTCAGGGAACTCGCACCTAAAATCGGGTTTAAAAAGTACAACTGA
- a CDS encoding 30S ribosomal protein S8 produces MTLMDPLANALTNIRNNEIRGNVKCRITPASKLIGRVLRTMQKEGYIGEFEYVDDGRAGKFIVELEGNINQCGVIKPRHAVKKDEFEKFEKRYLPAKNFGIIIVSTPEGIMTHKEAKDRGIGGRLLAYVY; encoded by the coding sequence GTGACTCTTATGGATCCTCTCGCAAACGCCCTGACCAACATAAGAAACAATGAGATAAGGGGTAATGTCAAGTGCAGGATAACCCCTGCATCAAAGCTCATAGGGCGCGTGCTGAGAACAATGCAGAAGGAAGGCTACATCGGGGAATTCGAATACGTTGACGACGGCAGGGCCGGAAAATTCATCGTTGAACTTGAGGGAAACATAAACCAGTGTGGGGTTATAAAACCCAGACACGCTGTTAAGAAGGACGAATTCGAAAAATTTGAGAAAAGATATCTGCCAGCTAAGAACTTCGGGATAATAATCGTATCAACCCCTGAGGGAATAATGACCCATAAAGAGGCCAAGGACAGGGGTATCGGCGGTAGACTGCTGGCTTACGTCTACTAG
- a CDS encoding 50S ribosomal protein L6, with translation MVLAAMIREEIPIPDDVNVTIDGEVKVKGPKGELSRKFNHSEISMAVEDDKVVLEVKFPKKKDKAMIGTVKAHINNMIRGVTEGFTYRMKIVYAHFPMSVKVAGDKVLIENFLGERHPRTAKIVGDTKVQVKGDEVEVTGINKEHVGQTMANLEQATRIKGRDPRVFQDGIYLVSKE, from the coding sequence ATGGTTCTAGCAGCTATGATCCGGGAAGAAATACCCATCCCTGACGATGTTAACGTCACCATCGATGGTGAAGTTAAGGTTAAGGGTCCAAAGGGTGAACTCTCCCGAAAATTTAACCACTCAGAGATATCAATGGCCGTTGAAGACGATAAGGTGGTCCTTGAGGTTAAATTCCCAAAGAAAAAGGACAAGGCAATGATAGGGACAGTTAAAGCCCATATAAACAACATGATAAGGGGCGTCACCGAGGGCTTCACCTACCGCATGAAGATAGTATACGCCCACTTTCCAATGAGTGTGAAGGTGGCAGGGGATAAGGTTCTAATAGAGAACTTCCTCGGGGAACGCCACCCAAGGACCGCAAAGATAGTGGGAGATACAAAGGTCCAGGTCAAGGGCGACGAGGTTGAAGTAACAGGTATCAACAAGGAACACGTGGGACAGACAATGGCAAACCTTGAACAGGCCACCAGGATTAAGGGAAGGGACCCAAGGGTTTTCCAGGACGGCATATACCTTGTGAGCAAGGAGTAG